From [Clostridium] symbiosum, a single genomic window includes:
- a CDS encoding VanZ family protein, whose product MTIRNKMKLWGYMLQDMKEPVSYLPQAVLIGLAAAAAGFFLLFIIKWIKKEPRIGRNRTAGEIALHICVLFLFAAYLTVLLQEAFFSRPPGSRTSVDMELFGTWGHSPQGNAYVIENVIMFIPWGVLLPVLIRPFGRGAGAWLCILSGFLASVSLETAQYLTQRGHCQLDDVVMNTLGTLAGWLIFKLLSCILFSRRSV is encoded by the coding sequence ATGACAATACGAAACAAAATGAAACTCTGGGGCTATATGCTCCAGGACATGAAAGAACCGGTAAGCTATCTGCCCCAGGCCGTCCTCATCGGCCTGGCGGCGGCCGCTGCCGGATTCTTTCTTTTATTCATAATAAAATGGATTAAAAAGGAGCCGCGTATCGGCCGGAACAGAACTGCAGGTGAAATCGCCCTGCATATTTGTGTGCTGTTTCTTTTTGCCGCTTACCTGACCGTCCTTCTTCAGGAAGCATTCTTTTCCCGTCCGCCCGGTTCCAGGACTTCCGTCGATATGGAACTGTTCGGTACTTGGGGGCACAGCCCGCAAGGCAATGCCTATGTAATAGAAAACGTCATTATGTTCATCCCCTGGGGAGTTCTTCTGCCCGTCCTCATCAGGCCGTTTGGCAGAGGCGCCGGAGCCTGGCTTTGCATTCTAAGCGGTTTTCTGGCAAGCGTATCGCTGGAGACAGCACAGTATCTGACGCAGAGAGGCCATTGCCAGCTGGACGATGTGGTAATGAACACACTGGGGACGCTGGCTGGATGGCTGATTTTCAAATTGTTGTCATGTATTCTATTCAGCCGCCGTTCCGTTTAA
- a CDS encoding GntR family transcriptional regulator: MSCAISLTIDKSQKSPAYKQVAQQISELIRTEQLHPGDRLPTERQLSQDTGIARGTIKAAYALLLESGKIETRRGSGSFVASKMSANSIEFIRREIRNMLEKISDLQIHPDDLLGIFQDELKRLPQTADPVNIARIDCCDECVWAAKRQLQPIDGVGFAGYLLNDVAATPTRLWDSFELIITTTNHFRLLTQLLPGCLERLQQVTMDLSRDSAISIAQIPAGSRVITLCRNQTFSDIMQEQLRDFDNLPSVLHFTDEDHDETIKRQLQKADYAIVYADYAGSGRKGICQALERFSENGGIIIPFDYRLDRGSILHIKELVEKSRESCGEMDGNTKESR; encoded by the coding sequence ATGAGCTGTGCCATTTCTCTCACAATCGATAAATCACAAAAGTCCCCTGCCTATAAGCAGGTGGCTCAGCAAATCAGCGAACTGATCCGGACAGAACAGCTCCATCCCGGCGATCGGCTCCCTACGGAGCGCCAGTTAAGCCAGGATACGGGTATTGCCCGCGGCACGATTAAAGCCGCTTACGCCCTTCTGCTTGAATCGGGTAAAATTGAGACAAGACGCGGCAGCGGCTCCTTTGTCGCCTCCAAAATGTCGGCAAACTCGATTGAATTTATCCGCCGGGAGATCAGGAACATGTTGGAAAAAATCAGTGATCTGCAGATTCATCCCGATGATCTGCTCGGAATTTTCCAGGATGAATTAAAACGGCTCCCTCAAACCGCTGATCCGGTCAACATTGCACGGATTGACTGTTGCGACGAGTGCGTATGGGCTGCCAAGCGGCAGCTTCAGCCAATCGACGGAGTCGGCTTTGCAGGATATCTGCTAAACGATGTGGCGGCAACTCCCACACGCCTGTGGGACAGCTTCGAGCTTATCATCACTACCACCAATCACTTCCGGCTGCTTACCCAACTGCTGCCGGGCTGTCTGGAGAGACTGCAGCAGGTAACAATGGATCTTTCCAGGGATTCTGCCATCAGCATTGCCCAAATACCGGCCGGAAGCCGCGTCATTACGCTCTGTCGGAATCAGACCTTCAGTGACATCATGCAGGAACAGCTCCGTGACTTTGACAATCTGCCTTCGGTTCTCCATTTTACCGACGAAGATCACGATGAGACGATTAAGCGGCAACTGCAAAAGGCCGACTATGCAATTGTTTACGCCGACTATGCCGGAAGCGGACGCAAAGGAATCTGCCAGGCTTTGGAACGTTTTTCTGAAAATGGCGGGATTATTATACCTTTCGATTACCGCCTTGACCGCGGCTCGATACTGCATATTAAAGAATTGGTTGAGAAGTCCAGGGAGAGCTGTGGGGAAATGGACGGTAATACAAAAGAGAGCAGGTAA
- a CDS encoding aspartate/glutamate racemase family protein, translated as MAVIKGGRAIYGADIGIVMLDCRFPRPPGDPGNARSFSYPVQYEIVELAETEALTKQGTEEALHKLFEAAGRLERRGCKSIATSCGLLVPYQEQLREKLTIPVVSSAILLLPLLLNMTGDGKKTAIVVSSRTEAIDDYLNGLPEKQRGRCVLLSMEKCPEFMRGIMSFSQPYELDTGLVEQELINLCLEAKAREPEISLFLLECTNLAPYSRLLREQLGTPVFDIRGLIDLLHSSVEL; from the coding sequence ATGGCGGTTATAAAAGGCGGCCGGGCAATATATGGGGCGGATATCGGAATTGTGATGCTGGATTGCCGGTTTCCCAGGCCGCCCGGTGATCCCGGCAACGCCCGTTCTTTTTCATATCCGGTTCAATACGAGATTGTGGAGTTGGCTGAAACCGAGGCTTTGACAAAACAGGGGACGGAGGAAGCTCTCCACAAGCTTTTTGAAGCAGCCGGAAGGTTGGAAAGACGGGGCTGCAAAAGTATTGCGACAAGCTGCGGCCTTCTGGTGCCCTATCAGGAGCAGCTTCGTGAAAAGCTTACGATTCCGGTCGTTTCATCCGCGATTTTGCTGCTGCCTCTTTTACTGAACATGACAGGGGACGGTAAAAAGACTGCCATAGTAGTCAGCAGCAGAACGGAGGCAATCGATGATTATCTGAACGGACTTCCTGAGAAGCAGCGTGGGCGCTGCGTTTTACTCAGCATGGAAAAATGTCCGGAGTTTATGCGTGGGATTATGTCGTTCTCACAGCCGTATGAGCTGGATACAGGGCTGGTAGAGCAGGAGTTAATCAATTTGTGCCTGGAGGCAAAGGCGAGGGAGCCGGAAATCAGTCTGTTTTTATTGGAATGCACGAACCTGGCGCCGTATTCCCGTCTACTCAGGGAACAGCTGGGAACGCCGGTCTTCGACATCCGGGGGTTAATTGATTTGCTGCATTCCTCGGTAGAATTGTAG
- a CDS encoding TAXI family TRAP transporter solute-binding subunit: MKKLFLTILVASVCLGSMAGCQSTSSDKQTAGQSAVEESKETAEEKTNETAADRTDESAADSGKTSFTIGGGPQGGGWYGLAGQLASECENVMDGMKFSVMPGGGIGNIDLTEKGEMDISTTVSHLYRSALAGTAPYEGKTYENLSCLAEIGTSDTCLFIVKSSLPVNSIKDIADQKYPIRLVTTSKSSTPSLGAERILAEFGMTVKDIESWGGSMSYLSYTDGCQLISDGHADGIIAPMVPAITELATSVDLKVLPLDEAMVDTLVEKYGYSKNLVKTGTYSFASEEFWAIGEPNILLCRKDLPEDVAYHVVKLICEKPDIIRGWGTTHANFKPEEACNNVGGPLHPGAEKYFKEAGYLK; this comes from the coding sequence ATGAAAAAATTATTTCTGACCATATTGGTTGCATCGGTATGTCTGGGAAGTATGGCAGGATGCCAGAGCACGTCATCGGATAAACAGACGGCAGGCCAGTCTGCTGTTGAAGAATCCAAAGAGACAGCGGAAGAAAAAACAAATGAAACGGCTGCGGACAGGACGGATGAATCGGCTGCTGATTCCGGCAAAACAAGTTTTACGATCGGAGGCGGCCCCCAGGGCGGAGGCTGGTATGGCCTTGCGGGCCAGCTGGCTTCTGAATGTGAAAATGTGATGGACGGGATGAAATTTTCCGTTATGCCGGGGGGCGGAATCGGAAATATTGATTTAACCGAGAAAGGAGAGATGGACATTTCCACGACGGTTTCCCATTTATACCGCTCGGCCCTGGCCGGGACGGCGCCCTATGAGGGGAAAACTTATGAAAACCTGTCATGTCTGGCGGAGATAGGGACAAGCGATACCTGCCTTTTTATAGTGAAGTCATCCCTGCCTGTCAATTCCATAAAAGATATTGCGGACCAGAAGTATCCCATCCGTCTCGTGACAACCTCAAAGTCAAGCACGCCGTCGCTGGGGGCGGAACGCATTCTGGCGGAGTTCGGAATGACGGTGAAGGACATTGAATCCTGGGGCGGCAGTATGTCTTACCTAAGTTACACCGACGGCTGCCAGCTCATTTCAGACGGCCATGCGGACGGGATTATAGCGCCGATGGTCCCGGCGATTACGGAACTGGCGACAAGCGTGGATTTAAAGGTACTGCCGCTGGATGAAGCGATGGTGGACACACTGGTCGAAAAATACGGCTACTCCAAGAACCTCGTTAAAACCGGCACTTATTCGTTTGCTTCGGAAGAATTCTGGGCCATAGGGGAACCAAATATTCTGCTTTGCAGAAAAGATCTTCCGGAAGACGTCGCCTACCATGTTGTGAAGCTGATTTGTGAAAAACCGGATATCATCAGAGGCTGGGGAACCACACACGCCAACTTTAAACCGGAAGAGGCATGTAATAATGTCGGGGGACCGCTTCATCCGGGAGCGGAGAAATACTTTAAAGAGGCCGGATACCTAAAGTGA
- a CDS encoding TRAP transporter fused permease subunit: MGADDEPKYRNHKVITYIAILFAALFLYTGYFGIFEAPVQRPLHLLFALVLGLLYYRPAAGCKAKIFTVADCVLAVAALSVMGYLLVNREMISNWIYLVSDFDNTKYIISIVIVILTLEAGRRATGIALPTIAVIALLYGRFGQFMPGPFRHRGFSFRAMAEFTCFGYDGIFGLPLSVCSTLIIIFIIFGSFFEMAGGGDFLMDLGKAAAGKTRGGPAKIAIITSSLFGSISGSAVANVYATGSFSIPMMKKMGYRPEFAGAVEAVASTGGQLAPPVMGAAAFVMAEFTGLPYATIMLAALIPAVLYYLSLFLQVDFESALSGVKGLPPEEIPKWKDVNRRMFFLVPLIVLVVLLMMGKSAAFAGAYAILAVVAVSWLDRETRLTPSKILKALELSGKRTVMIAVSCAISGIVVGVVSYSGLGLNFVGFVTKLGGQSQWIGPVLVGIASIILGMSVPTTVAYIIVSAVSVPALKALGFAMLPSHMFAFYFALVSMITPPVAPASLAGAEISGASFIKTGLAACKLGLITFIIPFMFLYAPELLMMGSPLLILQAFITALLGVTAFAAGLKGWFLVPLEPWLRITCLVAGFCMIKPGIATDIIGIILFAVCAIRIAQKRKRTPKDT; encoded by the coding sequence ATGGGAGCAGATGATGAACCGAAATACAGGAATCATAAAGTCATTACATACATTGCTATATTGTTTGCAGCTCTCTTCTTATATACCGGTTATTTCGGTATTTTTGAAGCACCGGTACAGAGACCGCTGCATCTCTTATTTGCCCTGGTTCTCGGACTGCTCTATTACCGTCCGGCAGCGGGGTGCAAAGCAAAGATCTTCACGGTTGCGGATTGTGTCCTGGCGGTGGCGGCGCTTTCCGTCATGGGATATCTTTTGGTAAACCGTGAAATGATCAGCAACTGGATTTATCTTGTCTCGGATTTTGATAATACAAAGTATATTATTTCCATTGTTATTGTCATACTGACTCTGGAAGCGGGGCGGAGGGCGACGGGGATCGCCCTTCCGACGATTGCCGTCATTGCGCTTTTGTATGGGAGGTTTGGCCAGTTCATGCCGGGGCCGTTCAGACACAGGGGCTTTTCATTCAGGGCAATGGCGGAGTTTACCTGTTTTGGGTATGACGGCATTTTTGGGCTGCCGCTTTCCGTGTGCTCTACGCTGATTATCATTTTTATCATCTTCGGGAGCTTTTTTGAAATGGCCGGAGGCGGAGATTTTCTGATGGATCTGGGAAAGGCGGCGGCAGGGAAAACGCGGGGAGGCCCGGCGAAGATTGCGATTATCACCAGCAGTCTGTTTGGTTCCATTTCAGGAAGCGCGGTCGCCAATGTCTATGCCACCGGTTCTTTTTCAATCCCGATGATGAAAAAGATGGGATACCGTCCCGAGTTTGCAGGCGCGGTGGAGGCGGTGGCGAGTACGGGAGGGCAATTGGCCCCGCCGGTTATGGGCGCTGCTGCCTTTGTCATGGCAGAGTTTACAGGACTTCCCTACGCAACAATTATGCTGGCGGCCCTGATTCCAGCGGTGCTTTACTATCTGTCTCTGTTTCTGCAGGTGGATTTTGAATCGGCTCTCAGCGGGGTAAAAGGTCTGCCTCCGGAAGAAATTCCGAAGTGGAAAGACGTAAACCGAAGAATGTTTTTTCTGGTTCCGCTCATTGTCCTGGTTGTGCTGCTGATGATGGGAAAGAGTGCCGCTTTTGCCGGAGCCTATGCAATACTGGCAGTTGTTGCTGTCAGCTGGCTGGACAGAGAAACCAGGCTGACTCCGTCTAAGATACTGAAGGCGCTGGAACTGTCCGGAAAAAGAACGGTAATGATTGCCGTATCGTGCGCGATCTCAGGGATTGTGGTGGGCGTGGTTTCTTATTCCGGTCTGGGACTTAATTTTGTGGGTTTTGTGACAAAACTGGGAGGCCAGAGTCAGTGGATTGGGCCTGTTTTAGTGGGCATTGCTTCAATTATCCTCGGCATGAGTGTGCCTACAACCGTAGCCTATATCATCGTATCGGCTGTTTCCGTTCCGGCGCTTAAAGCGCTTGGTTTTGCCATGCTGCCTTCCCACATGTTTGCATTTTACTTTGCTCTGGTATCCATGATTACGCCTCCGGTGGCGCCGGCATCCCTTGCAGGGGCCGAGATATCGGGAGCATCATTCATTAAAACGGGACTTGCGGCATGCAAGCTGGGACTGATTACATTCATAATCCCCTTTATGTTCCTCTACGCGCCGGAACTTCTTATGATGGGAAGTCCACTCCTGATTCTGCAGGCATTCATTACCGCTCTGCTTGGAGTGACGGCTTTTGCCGCAGGGTTAAAGGGCTGGTTTCTGGTACCGCTCGAACCGTGGCTGCGCATTACCTGCCTGGTAGCCGGATTCTGCATGATTAAGCCGGGAATTGCGACAGATATAATTGGAATTATTCTTTTTGCCGTCTGTGCCATTCGCATAGCGCAAAAGAGGAAAAGAACTCCAAAAGACACATAG
- a CDS encoding RraA family protein has translation MNLAGNRIFTQINRPDKRLVELFKDIPSSNINDEMERLYCMHDYIHPLNDVPLLGTAFTVKTAIGDNLYIHEALDRAEPGDVLVIDGGGGRNRSLAGEIMLKMAYRKGLAGVIVDGCLRDLDGIRNLPMAVYAKGITPQGPYKNGPGEINVPVACGGQVVFPGDILVGDADGIVVIRPHDAEELAKRAAARKHSEEKTFELMDTDFEAYLENHKTNTRKMGAGKKIEIYDQICSVTAQING, from the coding sequence ATGAATCTGGCAGGAAACAGAATATTTACACAAATAAACAGGCCGGACAAAAGGCTGGTAGAACTGTTTAAGGATATTCCTTCAAGCAATATTAACGATGAGATGGAGCGGCTCTATTGTATGCATGATTACATCCATCCGCTTAACGACGTTCCTCTTTTGGGAACCGCCTTCACCGTGAAAACCGCCATCGGTGATAACCTTTATATCCATGAGGCGCTGGATCGCGCTGAGCCGGGGGATGTTCTCGTCATTGACGGAGGCGGCGGGCGAAACCGCTCCCTTGCCGGTGAGATCATGCTGAAAATGGCGTATAGGAAGGGATTGGCCGGTGTGATCGTAGACGGCTGTCTGCGGGATCTGGACGGAATCCGAAATCTTCCCATGGCCGTGTACGCCAAAGGGATCACCCCCCAGGGACCGTATAAAAATGGTCCTGGAGAGATTAACGTCCCCGTCGCCTGTGGAGGCCAGGTGGTGTTCCCGGGAGACATTCTCGTAGGAGATGCCGACGGGATTGTCGTAATCCGTCCCCACGACGCAGAGGAACTTGCGAAGAGAGCAGCCGCAAGGAAGCATTCAGAAGAGAAGACTTTTGAGCTGATGGACACGGATTTTGAGGCATACCTGGAAAATCATAAGACGAATACGAGGAAAATGGGGGCAGGCAAAAAAATAGAGATCTATGATCAAATCTGCTCCGTTACGGCTCAAATTAACGGCTAA
- a CDS encoding aldolase/citrate lyase family protein, with amino-acid sequence MTAERSIRARTGRGECCFGLSIVLPCPSVIELAKLSGYDFVRIDWEHAMFGAEELRTLLTTARLLDIPCQVRVPDLTAVTSLLGQEPAGIMIPHMESAAAAREAIDACRFAPIGRRGMDANTRRMRCGGMSRREYMDYSEKSLDLIVQIESRPAIEHIDEILSLEGINMVATGRADLSQELGVPGQKDHPDVIRAENDIIKKAVQYGKIPAIAADSPERVQQLYEMGVRCFLIGKDERLLSKAIEQNLLIGDCKIH; translated from the coding sequence ATGACGGCGGAACGCTCGATCCGCGCCCGCACCGGAAGGGGAGAATGCTGTTTTGGCCTGTCCATCGTACTCCCCTGCCCTTCCGTGATCGAGCTGGCAAAGCTTTCCGGCTATGATTTTGTCCGCATCGACTGGGAGCATGCGATGTTTGGCGCAGAAGAGCTGCGAACGCTTCTGACAACCGCAAGACTGCTGGATATACCCTGTCAGGTCCGGGTGCCGGATCTGACGGCAGTCACCTCCCTTCTCGGGCAGGAGCCGGCCGGAATCATGATTCCGCATATGGAGAGCGCTGCCGCTGCCAGAGAAGCCATCGATGCCTGCAGATTCGCGCCGATCGGCCGCCGCGGGATGGACGCCAATACCCGGCGGATGCGCTGCGGCGGAATGTCACGCAGGGAGTATATGGATTATTCTGAAAAAAGTCTGGATCTGATCGTACAGATCGAGAGCCGCCCCGCCATCGAGCATATCGATGAGATCCTGTCACTGGAGGGAATCAATATGGTCGCCACAGGCCGCGCAGATCTTTCACAGGAACTTGGCGTTCCCGGTCAAAAAGATCACCCGGATGTGATACGGGCGGAAAATGACATCATAAAGAAGGCGGTCCAATACGGTAAAATCCCGGCCATCGCAGCAGATTCCCCGGAGCGGGTACAACAGCTTTACGAGATGGGCGTGCGGTGTTTTCTCATCGGGAAGGATGAAAGGCTGCTTAGTAAGGCGATAGAACAAAATCTTTTGATAGGTGATTGCAAAATTCATTGA
- a CDS encoding MBL fold metallo-hydrolase, with translation MGVKFTFFGAMCVLVERSDGKKLLFDPYISENPQTHALLESFYDIDYLFVTHNAGDHFGDADVIMQNAPDAVLFSGKDVNRRVQKLVKLPRERYFGTIYGDRRPLDDTTVVHTVNAIHRSKETTDGVEASHPAFGFIVEVEPGVVYYHVGDTCLFSDMKMYRELYHPTVMTIGISSFKAPYPPCEMPPREAAYAVSYIGPEVVIPAHYPEGSTAPEEFRRHMETLAPQVTIKGALEKPFLYIPSRIEDIL, from the coding sequence ATGGGTGTAAAATTTACATTTTTTGGCGCAATGTGCGTGCTTGTGGAGCGGAGCGATGGGAAGAAGCTGCTGTTTGATCCGTACATATCGGAAAATCCGCAGACACACGCTCTGCTGGAATCGTTCTATGATATCGACTATCTTTTTGTAACACATAACGCAGGAGATCATTTCGGCGACGCCGACGTGATTATGCAGAATGCGCCGGATGCTGTACTGTTCAGCGGAAAGGACGTGAACCGCCGCGTACAAAAGCTGGTAAAGCTCCCCAGAGAGCGGTACTTCGGAACCATCTATGGGGATCGGCGGCCGCTGGATGATACTACGGTTGTCCATACGGTAAATGCAATTCACCGGTCGAAGGAAACTACCGATGGAGTGGAGGCGTCTCATCCCGCATTCGGTTTTATCGTGGAGGTAGAACCTGGCGTGGTGTATTACCACGTGGGGGATACCTGTCTGTTCAGTGATATGAAAATGTACCGGGAGCTGTACCATCCGACAGTCATGACCATCGGCATTTCCAGCTTCAAGGCCCCCTATCCGCCCTGCGAGATGCCTCCGAGAGAGGCGGCCTATGCAGTCTCTTACATAGGACCGGAGGTTGTCATACCCGCCCATTATCCGGAGGGAAGCACAGCGCCGGAAGAATTCCGCCGGCACATGGAGACACTGGCGCCGCAGGTTACGATAAAAGGAGCCCTCGAAAAGCCCTTTCTCTACATTCCTTCCAGAATCGAGGATATCCTATGA
- a CDS encoding lactonase family protein → MNQKPLYAYIGTYTTENSKGNRNAHGVGIYVYKISREDGRWELVQEMPALNPAVLQFGRNQNYVYCVNSNSGGVTSYLRNEETGELRELNTAMTDGNNIMIMSVDGDGEFMVTGDHKGIVNVFRLQADGSIGEKTDSFVLPGEKGPLNDKIQPWSRPHHVPFSPDGRFVLIADKGLDIVHSYRIDRTSGKLSPVQQLKCHGASCPRHLWFHPNHRWAYVNTEYSSTIIACRYDEENGTLEPFQVVSALPDDYFDVNTMTSELVVHPNGKFLYISNRRVNTLGAFSIDQESGRLTPVGWVPCGGNKPRFFAIEPGGNYLFNGNQSSDTITLFAIDPDTGALRDTGRVLNTPTPVWILFTDCVPTVEKFGTAR, encoded by the coding sequence ATGAATCAAAAACCGTTATACGCCTATATCGGCACTTATACGACAGAAAATTCAAAGGGGAACCGGAATGCCCACGGGGTGGGTATCTATGTATACAAAATCAGCCGTGAAGACGGGCGCTGGGAGCTTGTACAGGAAATGCCTGCGCTGAATCCGGCAGTTCTTCAGTTCGGCAGAAATCAGAACTATGTCTACTGCGTCAACAGTAACAGCGGCGGCGTAACCTCTTACCTGAGAAATGAAGAAACCGGTGAACTCAGGGAGCTGAATACTGCCATGACAGACGGCAATAATATTATGATTATGTCCGTGGACGGAGACGGGGAGTTTATGGTAACCGGCGATCACAAGGGCATCGTCAATGTATTCCGCTTACAGGCGGACGGCTCCATCGGCGAGAAGACAGACAGCTTTGTTCTTCCCGGGGAAAAAGGACCTCTCAATGACAAAATCCAGCCATGGTCCCGGCCCCATCATGTTCCATTCTCACCGGACGGCAGATTTGTGCTGATCGCAGATAAGGGACTGGACATCGTCCACAGCTATCGGATAGACAGAACTTCAGGAAAGCTGTCGCCGGTCCAGCAGCTTAAATGCCACGGAGCCTCCTGCCCGCGCCACCTCTGGTTCCACCCGAACCATAGATGGGCCTATGTCAATACCGAATACTCGTCCACCATCATCGCCTGCCGCTATGACGAGGAGAATGGAACCCTGGAGCCTTTTCAGGTTGTCTCCGCTCTTCCCGACGACTACTTTGATGTAAATACCATGACATCCGAGCTGGTGGTCCATCCAAACGGAAAGTTTCTCTATATCTCCAACCGCCGGGTCAACACCCTCGGGGCTTTCTCCATCGACCAGGAAAGCGGACGGTTGACGCCGGTTGGCTGGGTCCCCTGCGGGGGAAATAAACCGCGTTTTTTTGCAATCGAGCCAGGCGGAAACTATCTGTTTAACGGAAATCAGTCCAGCGATACGATCACACTGTTTGCCATCGATCCGGATACGGGAGCGCTCCGGGATACCGGACGGGTTCTGAATACTCCAACGCCGGTGTGGATTCTGTTCACAGACTGTGTTCCCACGGTGGAAAAATTCGGCACGGCAAGATAA
- a CDS encoding YhcH/YjgK/YiaL family protein produces MIIDKLEHASRYYSISPDLEYALRYLEEHREELAQQPLGVSKLTDRLQIKYLSYNTVEGSRKWESHLEFTDLQYMIRGAERIGFNQAQCMVNPSKQEGKDQILYDGDGDRIRVPEGYFIILFPGEVHMSKLADKETAPVQKASLKIRL; encoded by the coding sequence ATGATTATCGATAAATTAGAACATGCATCCAGATACTATTCTATCAGTCCGGACCTCGAATATGCCCTGCGGTATCTCGAGGAACACAGAGAAGAACTGGCGCAGCAGCCGCTCGGTGTCTCGAAGCTGACCGACCGGCTCCAGATCAAATATCTGTCTTACAATACGGTAGAAGGTTCCAGAAAATGGGAATCTCACCTGGAGTTTACGGATTTACAGTATATGATCCGGGGAGCCGAGCGGATTGGATTCAATCAGGCCCAGTGTATGGTAAATCCCTCCAAGCAGGAGGGGAAGGATCAGATCCTTTATGACGGAGACGGAGACCGCATCCGGGTGCCGGAGGGGTATTTCATCATCCTGTTCCCCGGGGAGGTACATATGTCTAAGCTGGCGGACAAAGAGACTGCACCCGTGCAGAAGGCGTCGTTAAAGATTCGCCTGTAA
- a CDS encoding citrate:proton symporter: MTYAVLGYAMIALIVILLLTNKANPIMAFILIPPIIALIAGYSIKDINDFIKAGVSGSMGTALLAMLSIIFFSIMTEQGLFDPIVNFLVSKAGDKIAVITVISALIAHFSHLDTGTTSTLLVTIPAMLPIYKRIGIDRRYLYLVVVQAIGIMNLLPWGGAITRSSAVTGLDPAIITRALIPCIIAGFAYNMITAFFYGKRAQAKIKAGILDKGEGSSGKDVGLTVEENRETRLNLKYWLNLAWTLGIIFLLFKGTFAGYITFMFAIAGALLINYRTVKEWDGVIDKYAKNALRITLVMFSAGIFSGILNNSEMLTEMATIVTSLIPSSMAPLFAIICGVIAFIFSILLGADGFHYGMMPLLIKAGEAFGFAQTGLVYVMCMGADVVSQLRPVQATSWMTAGMCGIEFKDGVIKAFPIILGLFAVEIITGIIFGIVPIL, translated from the coding sequence ATGACATATGCAGTTCTGGGCTATGCAATGATCGCACTCATCGTAATTTTGCTGCTCACTAACAAGGCGAATCCAATTATGGCGTTTATCTTAATTCCGCCGATTATCGCTCTGATTGCCGGATATTCCATCAAGGATATCAATGATTTTATCAAGGCCGGCGTATCCGGTTCTATGGGAACCGCTCTTTTGGCAATGCTCTCCATTATTTTCTTCAGTATCATGACGGAGCAGGGTCTGTTCGATCCGATTGTCAATTTCCTGGTGTCAAAGGCCGGAGATAAAATTGCGGTTATCACTGTGATTTCCGCGCTGATTGCCCATTTTTCCCATCTGGACACCGGCACCACCAGCACGCTCCTTGTGACCATTCCCGCCATGCTTCCGATCTACAAACGCATCGGTATTGACAGGCGGTATCTGTATCTGGTGGTGGTACAGGCCATCGGCATCATGAACCTTCTTCCCTGGGGCGGCGCCATCACCCGTTCCAGCGCCGTGACAGGTCTGGATCCCGCCATAATCACTAGAGCGTTAATTCCATGCATAATCGCAGGCTTTGCCTATAACATGATCACCGCATTCTTCTATGGAAAAAGGGCGCAGGCCAAAATCAAAGCCGGCATTCTGGATAAGGGAGAAGGCAGTTCCGGAAAGGATGTAGGCCTGACCGTCGAAGAGAACCGGGAAACCAGACTGAACCTGAAATACTGGCTCAACCTGGCATGGACGCTGGGGATCATTTTCCTTCTGTTCAAGGGTACCTTCGCAGGCTATATTACATTCATGTTTGCGATTGCAGGCGCTCTGCTGATCAATTACCGGACCGTGAAGGAGTGGGATGGGGTCATCGATAAATATGCCAAAAATGCCCTTCGGATTACGCTGGTTATGTTTTCAGCGGGTATTTTCTCCGGAATCCTGAACAACAGCGAAATGCTCACAGAGATGGCCACCATAGTCACCAGCCTGATTCCATCCTCCATGGCTCCTTTATTTGCCATTATCTGCGGTGTGATCGCATTTATTTTCTCCATTCTGCTGGGCGCGGACGGTTTCCACTATGGAATGATGCCGCTGCTCATCAAAGCCGGAGAAGCCTTCGGATTTGCACAGACTGGCTTAGTCTACGTCATGTGTATGGGCGCCGATGTGGTCTCACAGCTTCGGCCGGTGCAGGCTACCTCCTGGATGACCGCAGGCATGTGCGGAATTGAATTCAAGGACGGCGTAATCAAAGCATTCCCGATTATTCTCGGCCTGTTTGCAGTAGAGATCATAACAGGAATTATATTCGGAATCGTTCCGATTCTGTAA